The following are encoded together in the Bradyrhizobium algeriense genome:
- a CDS encoding helix-turn-helix domain-containing protein — protein MRPRRFDAKSGCAVGVTLSVIGGMWKPLILFHLFAGKKRFMELSRAIPNATQRILTLQLRELEADGVIVRRAYPQIPPKVEYEISAFGQSLGPVLLSLRGWGKQYGGSIEGVSQPHHAPEDRQLNACAL, from the coding sequence ATGCGTCCAAGAAGGTTTGACGCGAAAAGCGGATGCGCGGTCGGGGTGACGCTGTCCGTCATTGGCGGCATGTGGAAGCCGCTGATCCTGTTTCATCTCTTCGCGGGCAAGAAGCGGTTCATGGAACTGTCCCGAGCCATCCCTAACGCCACGCAGAGGATATTGACCCTTCAGTTGCGCGAGCTGGAGGCCGATGGCGTGATCGTGCGCCGTGCCTATCCGCAGATTCCTCCGAAGGTGGAATATGAAATCTCTGCCTTCGGCCAGAGCCTGGGGCCCGTACTGCTTTCGCTTCGGGGTTGGGGCAAGCAATATGGAGGTTCAATTGAAGGCGTCTCTCAGCCACACCACGCGCCTGAAGATCGCCAGCTAAACGCATGCGCCCTGTAA